The DNA window cagaGGAAGCTGCTAGGTAAAGTATTTATCTATGGCAGCTCAGCAgcacgtgtacacacacattcCAGATGGGTTAAAATCTCTTTCTGACCACAGTTACCTTATGTATGCTTGGATATTTGATATACTTCCTGTGTGTATAAATCAAACATTTTATTTGCACATAACTAATCTTTCATGTGTCATTctctatttttttccacaggtgAGGAATGTGATGAATGACGCCGTGGACGTGTTGGAGTTCAGAGATCGAGTCATCAAAGCCTCCCTTGCTTTTGGGCACCTCGTAGTCGCCACATCCCTGCAGTGCTATATCTACAAGTACTGTACTTCACTTATTCCTGTGCATCCTGTATTCCCACAggggcattttttttctcttatttccTCTACAAGTAGCTGGATTATAGAGTTAACACAAGCCTCCTTATATGGTCATCAATTCACACAAGTTACACTGCCAAACCAGTATGTTGCTCCTCATCGTCAAAGAGGATTTCCTTAAAAAGGAAGTCAAGTGCATTGTGTGCCAAgtgcaaaaaacaaatgataacACACTGACGTTGCTTTccaaacacattcacacaccTGCAACATGACACATGTTCAATAAATTCTGTAACACTGAAGCTAACATGCATCCAACAAGCCAACAACTTTGTGTGATGGCAGAATTTTTGCTAGTACATTTCCTTCTGTTCTAATAATGTAACATGTTTCTATTTTCTGCCTTGTCTTGGCTGTTTTCATTTAGGTGTCTGTTTTTTCAAGAAGTAATAGGAgtgcatatttgtgtttttttgtttgtgccaGCACAAAGAACTGGAATACTCCTCTCATATTTGACCTGAAGGAGGGAACAGTCAGCCTCATTCTGCAAGCGGAGAGGTGAGCCATTTGCTTTATCCCAGCAGCAGCGGAACAAGAAAGCGGGAGACGGTCATAGGATCGCCTGACAGCCTCTCCAAGGCTTCATTACTaccactccacacacacacacacacacacatctacacgGGAGTTATACTATAACATAGCCAAAGTATGTCATATAATAAGTGTGATAGTGTAACCGCTGGGGAAAATCAGATTAATATGGAGCAGCTCTTGTGCAGTGCTCCGGCGTAGTGTCCCTGCCACTCATCGTAACTGCTAAATAGATTACTTGTCATTCTATAATCACAGCTAAGCCTCAAGTATTCTGCTGAGTAAGtcgttgctgtttttaatgagcgTAAAAAATCCAACCATCTGGTTTATTAGATGAACAACTGCAATGCATCCATATAAAAGTCTACTCACTGTATCTTCTTGCCACACCCCTCCCCCGTTTCCTCCCAGACATGCTCTCCTCGTGGACGGGGCGGGGTTGTATATATTCTCCTACGAGGGTCGACTGATATCCTCGCCTAAATTTCCTGGTATGAGAGCCGATATCCTGAACTCTCAGTGTGTCTCACTTAGTAACGACACAGTTGCCATTCGTGACAAGAGTGATGAAAAAGGTAAGCGAGTCATTGTCTCAAGTATAAATACCCTTAATGCTCTAAAATACATCATTTGTTCAATTAACTGCAGGGTCTCCTACAGTCGCTGGGTGAATGGTCTGTAAAAGCAAATAACCTCCAGTCTCTTATTAGCACTGGgtcaaaaaacaatggcattaaccacagctgtggctgtaggtaaCCCCCCGATGTAGTTGTTTtaaactccacaagatggcagtagctgcatttgaggTCTGATGCGTATGAGCCACATCAGCAGCTTTATCTATACCTCTAGTttacattggttctgttgctgctgtatgatgttaaaaaaaatatatatataatgattttttaaattttggaaATAACAGCCTCTGTTTCAAATGAACACCCCGTCGTCATTGCAGTTTGTCACGGGACAAGACGATGGACGAGATTGCGTTCGGGAGAATGAGTGACAATGGCCATGTCACATTTTAAActtgcaagatcttgtgacacatCTAATATTTGTTAGCCCCAACTGTATTTAGAGCATTTAtggtatatatacacacacactacaagTCATTGTGAATTCAAATGTTCATgctatattctttttttttcttttttttggttaatcCTGCCAAGTCATCCTACTCTTTGATGCCCTGACTGGTAAACCTCTCGGTGACGGGAAGTGTTTGACTCACAAGGTAACTTTTTCCATTGTTGGGAGGGGCTTCTGCCTCTGACTCTATTTTATTCTTATCAGAGAAATTTACCAAACTCCTGGATTAAAACCTAACGCAATTTTATAATATTGCCGTCTTCCTTTGTGGTGAGGGACtattttccttttttcattttcatcataCAATTTCTATTTTTCTAACCCGGGGCATGCTCATCCCAACCGACTGTAAACTAGCATATTTTTCTGTGACAGCATAACATCAGGGAGTGGCAcgaccaaaatagttgttgccTATATGGTTTGTCAATTTTAGATTTTATTGCTCTTTAAGTGTAAACTGAACACAGTGAGCACAACCCGCTGCGGGTTGCTTACTGTAGTGGCTGACACTGAACTTGTTGTATTACTCACTCATATCCTACTGGATATGAGTGAGTAATACAACAAGTTCTACAAGATCTGTCAATGGAGTTTGCGGTGTAATGCATCACACTGacagttgtaatattttgcctCTTTAATGTCGTTAATTCCAAAATATCATGATGATGTATTATATTTCTATACCACTGCAGACTACACCCACAGTAATAACCATTTAAATGTTCTAATGTTGTTAAAACAGAATTGGttatatttgttaatttgtttgatAAATCAGGTTTACCTCATCAACTCAAAgcctttgtttatatttttgtcatagattgtattttttataggTTCTCTATCCTATCTAAAGTGGTAATAAAAAGGCAGTGAATCCTGATCTTATAGATTGggttggtgtacctaatgttatggccaGCAAACAGCTTTTTTCAGCTTCTTCACAACTGAAAATGCCACAACTGTATTCCTGAAATTACTGTACAGTAGCAACCCAACTGATGCATTCATTTTAATGTCAGGACTCGCCTGTAGTCTGTGTATTTCTGGGGGGGGGCGGGCAGTGAATACACAGTAAGGGAATGGGCTGGTTTGTAAGGGTTTTTGGGGTGGgaaaagaaggaaaacaaattgAGCAGTAGTTGCTGTCATCatggctttttttcttcaacACATTGAGAGATGAAGCCAGCTGGCGCCGACCACATATGCACAcgtgtacatgcacacacatatgtgCTCTTACAGAGGTTCACACGTATACACTGGATCCCCTTACATTTGTGATTCAGCATTCGCAACCCCACAAATTACATTTGTGGTCCAAAAaacttcttattcttattcaagTCTGtaatgtgcaataaatatttggtGGTAATAAAAACAGACTGCTTAACACCGCTGTACATCATACATTTACCTGTAAACATGTGACATCACTCCACATTAATacttttgaaacaaaaaaatagaataacacCACCACTGGCTAGCATATGTGATCAATACTGTTTTAAAAGAACAGATATGGcctcaaaaatatgtatttgtcaCAATTCTGAGTTTAACTACATTAGCTTTTAATCCACAAAGGTTGAATCAAAGCATAGACTCAGCAAAAAGACTCAAGTCACAGTGAATAATTACTCCTCTACATGAGCTGTTTTCATTCTGTCACTCACTTCTCTGACTTATGtgtgcatatttatttttgatgtgTAGATGGAGGTGGTGGAGATTGCTCTGGATCAGTGCGGCCCATCTACTGAAAGGAAAATCGCTTTGATTGACAAGAACCGGGACCTTTACCTCACCTCTGTGCGCTACCTCGGTCGCGAGCCCAAAATTTGCAAAATCGGTCAGAATTGTAACAGTTAGCCTGAGCAAGCCTTGTACTCAACAAAATTCACATGCATGATTGTTGTGTTTGTCACAGGTAGCATGATTCACAGCATGGCCTGGAATAATGCTGCTAACATCCTGTGTGGTGTCCAAGACAACCAGTTCACAGTTTGGTACTACCCAAATACCGTCTTCATTGACAAGGAGCTGCTTTCCAAAACACTTTATACTAAGGACGGCAGGTAAACCCAAACACATTGTTTGGTTGCTACACATAGTAGTTAAGTATACTACTACTTAGTATACTAAGTTAGTACAAGTAGTAATTATAACAGTAACAGCTATGACGCTAGTGTTAACACAGCACCAGAGGACTTATATAGTTGACTccaatatatgacaataaaatttcCCTAGAAGATTTATACAGGCACACCAGCGTGTGGCAGTAAATGACTGCAAGCTTTTCTTCATGTCACATACACAGTATTGACCTGGATAGATGCCGCCACAACACAGAACCACttgaaaaagtttttattttggcTTGAAAAATAATCTTATGTGTTACAGTATTCCGGTCAATACACggttatgtattttaataactAAAGTGAATGGCTACTTACTGTTGTTTGCCTATTGAACTTTCAGTCATAGTTTTTGCAAATAATTTACACGTAACGTGTGTTCATTTTGACATGCTCTCATTCCCTTCCAAGTGAGTTCAACCATGCACCGCATATTCTGAGCTTTGTGGACACCAAGGTGAGGTTACGTCAAAGAGACGGTTCCTTGCTGTATACCAGTGTGCCTCCGTACGCCGTGTTCCTCCACGAGTTCAGCAGCTCAGCACGGTGGGAGGATGCGCTGCGCCTCTGCCGCTTTGCCAAGGTATGGTAGCAGTGTGCCAAGAGTATTTTTTCAATAGAATTGCATATAGTTCATTAAATGTTCCATGTtactttatgctatttttcaaaaatttgaaATAAGTCCAAGAGGTCCCATAATagcctgttttgtgtgtgtagctttttgctactttttacatatacagtgaAATATCACATTCCTCCAATGTCATATTTCACATTCAATCATCACATTCAACATTAACGTCAACAGTACTTGCTAGGAAGCTGTGTGAGCTGCACACACTTAATAGCATCAACATCATGCTAAAATAGCCTTTCTGCTGAATGGGCACTAGGGACACATGATTTTTAGAACATCATGTTAAAACAAATGTACATATTCCATCATTTGGGATCTTTTTAAAGACACGCTGGGGCTGAGCTTCCCATGGGGTGTGTCGCTGTCCTGTGTACATACACATATGTGTCAATTTGAAATGAGAAAGGAGCAGACAGGTTTATGGGTCCAACCAGCAGGCTTTAATTAGCCTTCAATTAGCCCGGTGACACCATTTGCCAGATTTAGCCCCACTACAACTACCTCGTAAACCCACACACCATTTTTTGCACCTATGGCCTCTCCACAgcacaatacttttttttgcctttgcttgAGTAATGACACAATTACCGCAACCCGGGAGGGATGGATGCCTTGTAGCAAAAAGGAGGATGAAGGGAAGACTTTCTTTTTAAGAGCCATTTCCTTGAACCCTCTGCACTCTACTTCTGGTTAAGAGTGTTGTGGCACTGCGGATATTTCCAGAATCACATTTGTTGGTAAGAGTTGACCTCAAGAGGTTGATGCACACAATATAGCACGCACGCACCCGAAAATGTAGCATGATCGCTTTTGATTTTTGCGACCTCAGGCGGAGGATGGACAGCGTTGTTTTCCGGTAGCGGTTTCTAGTTGGAGCTGTTTGTTGCAGTAATGCAGGGTGATTAAAGGCGAGGAGAATACACAGTGGTGACTCTGGCCAGCTGCGCGTTGAGGCTCCCATTTTTAATGAGGGCGGCTGCACCCAGCAAAGTGGTGACACATTTTGTTGACGTTCGTAAGTGTTGCATGCAGAAAATGTCTCTTTGTTTGACATGTTTCAACTGCGGAGTGAGGCCTTCTGGAATATGAGCAACACCATCACACCCCAGCTGTTATACACACTTTTCTTAACCACTTTGAATTTGGATTATCAGTGTGTGTCATGCAGTGGAAAgtttcaaattaaatgacatgaTACTTGAAGTAAAATGTAGGGAGGGTTGGAGAAGTTCCATACGATAAATGCAAGTTActcttgtcttgtttttgttgtttgttttagcaCTCTAGCGGTTGCGGTACAGGGTGGCGCGAGACACACTGCAGTCTGTTGGTTGGATGACAGACAATCCTTATCCTACACTTCCTTATGGCAGTCATAGGacccaaaacacacattttctttAACAAAGATTTTCTTCCTCCTGTAAAACTGAAAATGCTGTAattctaactgtgtttatttagcGTAACTGCAACAAGGGTGAGACATTAATTGGAATTAAGTGATGATTGGAGAGAGAAAGTATGAAAACTGTATATTTAACAACTTAATTTTTtcactttaataatgattagaaagtggaaaggaacaCACAACTGTTGCACAACAAAGCAGCAACAGaatcaatgttgtaatagcagacctgccaacatgtacacattttctGTACACTGCAAGCATTTAAACCCTTGTAGACTTGGCTGCTTTCCAGCTACACCTTGAATTGTTTGTTGTCCTTGTGTCTCAGTGCTATGATGGCACAGCTTGTCACTCACTGTTCCCAAGTGTATGATAGCAAGCTTATAATCTGCATCTGCAGAAAGACTCTTTGTGGGCATGTCTGGCTGCCATGGCGATAGCCAACAGAGAGCTGACCACAGCGGAGATGGCCTACGCCGCCATTAGAGAGGTAATAGAGAGGTTTTCAAGTGATTTGTGCGAGGATGCTGAGCTGCTTGTTTGCTCCTCCTCGTAGTTACCGCGAGTGCATTACATCAACTTTATAAAGCAGCAGCCGTCCAAGGAGTCGTCTTTGGCCCATCTGCTGCTGTTCAGCGGACAAGTCCAGGAGGCAGAGGCCACTCTGTTACAAGCCGGTCTCATTTACCAAGCCATACAAGTCAACATCGACCTCTTCAACTGGCAGAGGTATGACCGTCTGCCTCACGAGAGGTTCACAAGCATTCACAGGTAAGGTGGAGAGACCTTACTCTGTATGTTGGTCCGTTTCCAGGGCGCTAGAGCTGGCAGTCAAACACAAGACCCATGTGGACACCGTGCTTGCCTACAGGGAGAAGTTCCTGCAGACGTTTGGCAGGAAGGAGTCAAATAAGAGGTTCTTGCAGTACGCTAAAGGGGTGAGTTAAAACGGCTTACATATGCTGCCTTGCGTTCATTGATTGGGGCAGCAATTCCGCCCAGTTTAACTAGTGGAGTTTTTCTAACAGTTTCCCGTAGTTTATGAGCTTTTCACTCACTGTTTATGCATCCAGTCTGACACAAATACTCCAGCCTTAATCAGTTCCATACTCAAGAAATTAGCTTTTCTGATGTTTTCTTCCTGTCTTTCTCTCAGGTTGAGGTGGATTGGGATAAAATCCAAGCCAAGATAGAGATGGAGTTggccaaagagagagagaaggctGCTAACGTGTCCGTCAGGAGTAGCGTGGCCCAGCGGCGCTAGCAACGAGAggactttgtgtttttcttgtgcTTGTTAAGGTGCATGCTCCATGATCCGTCACAGGGTTGGAGGGCTAACCAAATAAGTATTTTCTACCAGCCACTGCAAACATGTTGACCTATTCAGGCATTATTGCTTAAACTCCCTCCAGTTGAGTTGTAAATTATGTTTAACGGACATTAACTGGATTTCTATGCATAACTCGTTCATGGGAAAGATTCTTATGTTGCTGACACACTTTTGTCTGCATTTTCAGTGCATCCAATTGAAAGATGAACCGTCGCCGCAGTTGGAGGTCAAGAGCAGATGCTGCATTCATCTTATCCTGACTTGtcttccacttcctgctgcccaacatcatccccacagcatgatgctgccaccaccatgcacCATGAGTGGTGCCTAGTTTTCTCCAAAAATGTCACCTGGCTTTCACGCCAgatcaatctttgtctcatcaggcTAGAGgactttgtttctcatggtctttGAGAGTCCTTCAGGAGCCTTTTGGCAAACTACAGGTGGGCGGCAGGTGTATTTTGCTAAGGAGTGGCTTCCAACTGGCCATTCTGTAATGCATGCCTAactggtggattgctgcagagatggttgatCTTCTGGAAGGTTCCCCTCTCTCCACAGGGGCACACTGGAGCTCAGTCAACACTTTTAGGTCACCTCGCTGACTAAAGCCCTTCTCCCTCCGATCACTCGGAGAGTCCTGGTGCTTCTGGAATGTTGAATGTTGCTCCGGGTGGTGAATATGGTTtcacggagggcatccactgtctgaaACACTGTCTGAtattcatttttgtaaacttacCTTGCCattcaattggatttagatcagggggaCACGCAAGACGGTCCAACAGAGTgaggttattcctctggaaAAAGTATTTTGTCAGGTGGGCATTGTGAACTTCAGCattgttttgttgaaaaagccagtcattatcACACAGACGAGGACtgtcagtcatgagggatgccctcTACATAGtcagctgccgtttgacacctCTCAAACATCTCAGGTGCGATCTCCTTGTTATGCCAGTacggaagccatcaggactatcgaggttcatttttttttcatcagaattAAACTGCCATCTTTCAATATCCCATGTTTGGGCAATTTTGTGGCAAGTCTTTTCGCAAATGCTGcgtgatggttattggactgcactcggcaccagtGACAGCTttcatttgggccgaggatCGTCCCATGTTGTGGCGTAAAGCCAGTCGGTTCCTTTTGCTTTTTGCAACCGGTATTCAAATTTGGATCGGGTTTTATACagtagacaggtgtgtgcctttctaAACCATGTCTGATAACTGAATTTAGGACAACTGGGTTCCAATGAAGCTGTAGAAATGTTCCAAGGTGGAAACCAGAACCAGAATTCAATTTTCTGCTTCATGGTAATGGCTCTGAATACTTGTacatgtgatttcttagttttttcATCTTTAATAAATTTACACAATTACCCCAAAAAATGTTTtcgtactgtatgtataattgTGAGGGAAAACGTTAAAACCTGCTGTGAATGGATGATCATATCGTTGCCCTCGTGCTGCCACACACGAGGGTGTCTGCCTCAGGTTTACATGACCCTTAAAATGTCATCTGTTtacagtgtatacagtatatgtgtgacTGCGTCACTCAACATTCAGACTTTTTCATGCTTACCTTGTGCTCATAAAACGGCCATCACCACTTGAGGGTCGTGTACCCTCCTCTCATCCCAGCCCTAAGTGGGTTTTAAACATGGATGTAATGCCTCTAAGTGCTAACTCAATCCACCCACAGATTTCTCTGGTAAAGCCATCAGTCATGGTCGGTCAGTGTTAGATTACATGTGCCACCGCAGTCACAGCTTCTGTGAAGACTGACTGCATGGTCTATAATTggcaaatgcacttttttgtgtgttttgtatggTTTTAATAGCTCAACATGTCATAG is part of the Doryrhamphus excisus isolate RoL2022-K1 chromosome 8, RoL_Dexc_1.0, whole genome shotgun sequence genome and encodes:
- the ift80 gene encoding intraflagellar transport protein 80 homolog isoform X1 — its product is MRLKTSILKEPKHRELVSCIGWTAADELYSCSDDHQILRWNLLTNETSLVVKLPEDFYPIDLHWFPKTVGGKKQTSAEIFVLTSTDGKFHLVSKTGRVEKSVDAHKGAVLAGRWNHDGTALVTAGEDGQIKNWSKSGMLRSTLATQASPVYSVAWGPDSERILYTSGRHLVIKPLQPSAKVIQWKAHNGVILKVDWNAVNDLILSGGEDCKYKVWDSFGRLLYSSLSHDYPVTSLSWAPDGEVFAVGSFNTLRLCDKTGWSYALEKPNTGSVFSLAWSADGTQVAGACGNGHVIFANVVEQHWEWNNFMITLTKRKTMQVRNVMNDAVDVLEFRDRVIKASLAFGHLVVATSLQCYIYNTKNWNTPLIFDLKEGTVSLILQAERHALLVDGAGLYIFSYEGRLISSPKFPGMRADILNSQCVSLSNDTVAIRDKSDEKVILLFDALTGKPLGDGKCLTHKMEVVEIALDQCGPSTERKIALIDKNRDLYLTSVRYLGREPKICKIGSMIHSMAWNNAANILCGVQDNQFTVWYYPNTVFIDKELLSKTLYTKDGSEFNHAPHILSFVDTKVRLRQRDGSLLYTSVPPYAVFLHEFSSSARWEDALRLCRFAKKDSLWACLAAMAIANRELTTAEMAYAAIRELPRVHYINFIKQQPSKESSLAHLLLFSGQVQEAEATLLQAGLIYQAIQVNIDLFNWQRALELAVKHKTHVDTVLAYREKFLQTFGRKESNKRFLQYAKGVEVDWDKIQAKIEMELAKEREKAANVSVRSSVAQRR
- the ift80 gene encoding intraflagellar transport protein 80 homolog isoform X2, whose amino-acid sequence is MSCTPAVMIIRSSDLHWFPKTVGGKKQTSAEIFVLTSTDGKFHLVSKTGRVEKSVDAHKGAVLAGRWNHDGTALVTAGEDGQIKNWSKSGMLRSTLATQASPVYSVAWGPDSERILYTSGRHLVIKPLQPSAKVIQWKAHNGVILKVDWNAVNDLILSGGEDCKYKVWDSFGRLLYSSLSHDYPVTSLSWAPDGEVFAVGSFNTLRLCDKTGWSYALEKPNTGSVFSLAWSADGTQVAGACGNGHVIFANVVEQHWEWNNFMITLTKRKTMQVRNVMNDAVDVLEFRDRVIKASLAFGHLVVATSLQCYIYNTKNWNTPLIFDLKEGTVSLILQAERHALLVDGAGLYIFSYEGRLISSPKFPGMRADILNSQCVSLSNDTVAIRDKSDEKVILLFDALTGKPLGDGKCLTHKMEVVEIALDQCGPSTERKIALIDKNRDLYLTSVRYLGREPKICKIGSMIHSMAWNNAANILCGVQDNQFTVWYYPNTVFIDKELLSKTLYTKDGSEFNHAPHILSFVDTKVRLRQRDGSLLYTSVPPYAVFLHEFSSSARWEDALRLCRFAKKDSLWACLAAMAIANRELTTAEMAYAAIRELPRVHYINFIKQQPSKESSLAHLLLFSGQVQEAEATLLQAGLIYQAIQVNIDLFNWQRALELAVKHKTHVDTVLAYREKFLQTFGRKESNKRFLQYAKGVEVDWDKIQAKIEMELAKEREKAANVSVRSSVAQRR
- the ift80 gene encoding intraflagellar transport protein 80 homolog isoform X3, encoding MRLKTSILKEPKHRELVSCIGWTAADELYSCSDDHQILRWNLLTNETSLVVKLPEDFYPIDLHWFPKTVGGKKQTSAEIFVLTSTDGKFHLVSKTGRVEKSVDAHKGAVLAGRWNHDGTALVTAGEDGQIKNWSKSGMLRSTLATQASPVYSVAWGPDSERILYTSGRHLVIKPLQPSAKVIQWKAHNGVILKVDWNAVNDLILSGGEDCKYKVWDSFGRLLYSSLSHDYPVTSLSWAPDGEVFAVGSFNTLRLCDKTGVRNVMNDAVDVLEFRDRVIKASLAFGHLVVATSLQCYIYNTKNWNTPLIFDLKEGTVSLILQAERHALLVDGAGLYIFSYEGRLISSPKFPGMRADILNSQCVSLSNDTVAIRDKSDEKVILLFDALTGKPLGDGKCLTHKMEVVEIALDQCGPSTERKIALIDKNRDLYLTSVRYLGREPKICKIGSMIHSMAWNNAANILCGVQDNQFTVWYYPNTVFIDKELLSKTLYTKDGSEFNHAPHILSFVDTKVRLRQRDGSLLYTSVPPYAVFLHEFSSSARWEDALRLCRFAKKDSLWACLAAMAIANRELTTAEMAYAAIRELPRVHYINFIKQQPSKESSLAHLLLFSGQVQEAEATLLQAGLIYQAIQVNIDLFNWQRALELAVKHKTHVDTVLAYREKFLQTFGRKESNKRFLQYAKGVEVDWDKIQAKIEMELAKEREKAANVSVRSSVAQRR